A region from the Cydia fagiglandana chromosome 23, ilCydFagi1.1, whole genome shotgun sequence genome encodes:
- the LOC134675833 gene encoding m7GpppX diphosphatase, whose product MSDGNCQNDVLEPPSAKKIKFNNENDVNVNGNNLELKDFVVEKILNNNTNRKTVCVQGKFKDKSGVAIVILEKNAFKEEELDNDGYFSVDSQLRTFFENDIYGNFECYPKASLNGVKTTIIYPATEKHIAKFSQQEIHIVLETPELYEKLTLPHLEKEQFNLQWVYNILEGKSEADRIVYNNKCETEGFVLLPDLKWDGLTKETLYLLAIVRQKGIKSVRDLDASHLPLLRRIRDEGKKAILQKYNVRGSQLRIYLHYQPSFYHLHIHFTYLRHEAPGIHAEKSHLLDTVIDNIEMMGTYYKRATLPFTIREMDNLFKVYETNGHVQRIENIELIDK is encoded by the exons ATGTCCGACGGGAATTGCCAAAACGATGTTTTAGAACCGCCTTCCGCgaagaaaattaaatttaataatgaaAACGATGTAAACGTGAATGGTAATAACTTGGAGTTGAAAGACTTCGTAGTAGAGAAGATTCTTAACAACAATACGAATAGGAAAACGGTTTGTGTGCAGGGGAAATTCAAGGACAAGAGTGGGGTTGCGATAGTGATTCTAGAGAAAAATGCTTTCAAGGAAGAGGAATTGGACAACGACGGATATTTTTCCGTAGACAGCCAGCTGCGTACGTTCTTCGAGAACGATATTTACGGAAACTTCGAGTGTTACCCCAAAGCATCCTTAAACG GTGTGAAGACCACCATCATATATCCGGCCACTGAGAAGCACATTGCAAAGTTCAGCCAACAAGAAATCCACATTGTTCTGGAAACACCGGAGTTGTACGAGAAACTAACTCTGCCACATTTGGAGAAAGAACAATTTAATCTACAG TGGGTCTACAACATATTAGAAGGCAAAAGTGAAGCAGACAGGATAGTTTACAACAATAAGTGTGAAACAGAAGGTTTTGTGTTGCTCCCGGATCTGAAGTGGGATGGTCTGACCAAGGAGACTCTGTATTTGCTGGCGATAGTGCGGCAGAAAGGCATAAAGTCTGTTAGAGACTTGGACGCTAGTCATTTACCGCTACTAAGGAGAATCAGGGACGAGGGAAAA aaagcAATTCTGCAGAAATACAACGTAAGAGGCAGTCAGCTGCGCATCTACTTGCATTACCAACCGTCCTTCTATCACCTGCATATTCACTTCACGTACCTGCGCCACGAGGCGCCCGGCATCCATGCCGAGAAGTCCCATCTCCTCGACACTGTCATCGACAACATCGAAATGATGGGCACGTACTACAAGAGAGCCACCCTACCCTTCACCATTCGAGAAATGGATAACCTcttcaaagtttatgaaactaaCGGTCATGTACAGAGAATTGAGAATATTGAGCTAATTGATAAATAA
- the LOC134675832 gene encoding uncharacterized protein LOC134675832: MLIKSVFMELRSRLRSCNVYITTGVDFKKNCNLKISIQSSCIVLNYYDDSKRRDSLSSIESLSDCYSDDDEVTAVIPIQEFCQIIPNSMSCLKIDKNNISFRILTEPKTGGNFYNEVLTSNNVETNVKTQDIKVNFESKDDVKILCGNCSNVISDNVIKFDRILELPSTNIDMSEWFCHAHCHGGEPTEIAMKPNKNDFLHRLTFFIINNKLLSEKTNKFNAKREVYHCNRCLAWLGLKIKDTVKLFNSELKLDRNGNETSVFSHKTPHSSTTDFIFTIEKMAKEFNLGLQFTIMCKLVLECTISANKKQYILIWIMDKELQVIRNSGEYIQGDKIILQSSLLTKILYKVELCLNEEVESWLADPSVTSTEVSKSMFCHGIEHLERMSLKVPEWFRNANGYCVSYLNV, encoded by the coding sequence ATGTTGATAAAAAGTGTTTTCATGGAGCTGCGCTCTAGGTTGCGAAGTTGCAACGTTTATATTACCACGGGAGTGGATTTTAAGAAAAATTGCAATTTGAAGATTAGCATACAATCCAGCTGTATTGTATTGAATTATTATGATGATTCCAAGAGACGTGACAGTCTGTCGTCTATAGAAAGTCTTTCGGATTGCTACTCCGATGATGATGAAGTTACAGCGGTTATACCGATACAAGAGTTCTGCCAAATTATACCAAATTCCATGTCCTGTCTCAAAATAGATAagaataatatatcttttagaaTCTTAACTGAGCCTAAAACTGGCGGGAATTTCTACAATGAAGTCCTAACCAGTAATAATGTGGAAACAAATGTAAAAACGCAAGATATAAAAGTTAATTTTGAGTCCAAAGATGATGTAAAGATTCTATGCGGCAATTGTTCCAATGTCATATCGGATAATGTGATAAAATTTGATAGAATTTTGGAGTTGCCTTCAACAAATATTGACATGTCAGAGTGGTTTTGCCACGCACATTGCCACGGAGGCGAACCTACAGAAATAGCTATGAAACCAAACAAAAATGATTTCTTACACAGACTGACCTTTTTCATCATTAACAATAAGCTTTTATCCGAAAAAACAAATAAGTTTAATGCTAAAAGGGAAGTATATCACTGCAATAGATGCTTGGCGTGGTTGGGTCTAAAAATCAAAGACACAGTCAAACTATTCAACTCCGAATTAAAGTTAGATCGTAATGGAAACGAAACATCTGTATTCTCCCACAAAACACCACATTCTAGTACAACagattttatatttacaatagAAAAGATGGCCAAAGAATTCAACCTAGGACTTCAATTCACCATAATGTGCAAACTCGTGTTAGAGTGCACTATATCAGCTAATAAAAAGCAATACATCTTAATCTGGATTATGGATAAGGAGTTGCAAGTGATCAGGAACAGTGGGGAATATATTCAGGGagataaaataattttgcaGTCAAGTTTGTTGACAAAAATTCTGTATAAAGTGGAGTTGTGTTTGAACGAAGAAGTTGAGAGTTGGCTGGCCGACCCGTCGGTGACGTCTACCGAGGTTTCCAAGAGCATGTTTTGTCATGGGATAGAGCATTTGGAGCGCATGTCGTTGAAAGTCCCGGAATGGTTCAGAAACGCCAATGGATATTGTGTCAGCTATCTGAACGTTTAG